Proteins from a genomic interval of Centroberyx gerrardi isolate f3 chromosome 23, fCenGer3.hap1.cur.20231027, whole genome shotgun sequence:
- the eslec gene encoding snaclec A10: MVLSQAASLNSSVRIYHGSCEYKAQYSANIIGAYMPQCDADGNFLPQQCWASSGYCWCVNVLTGVEIPGTRTPPGTMPVNCEPHANEEIGQNIEKENYCPSGWSRYGTRCFIFIETTKTWVEAETYCIFEGATLASIHSEEENHFIQALTRGDTHNFPSTWIGGQDAVQNGLWMWTDGSRFDYVNWYPGLSHSTKDLNSDLMTSHP; encoded by the exons ATGGTCCTGAGTCAAGCTGCCTCTCTCAACTCGTCCGTCAGAATATATCACGGCTCCTGCGAGTACAAGGCCCAATACTCTGCTAATATTATTGGAGCTTACATGCCACAGTGCGACGCTGATGGGAATTTCCTCCCCCAGCAGTGCTGGGCATCATCCGGTTACTGCTGGTGTGTCAACGTCCTCACCGGAGTGGAGATACCAGGGACGAGGACACCGCCAGGAACGATGCCTGTTAACTGTG AGCCCCATGCAAATGAAGAGATCGGGCAGAATATAGAAAAGGAAAACTACTGTCCCTCCGGCTGGTCCCGGTACGGCACACGGTGTTTCATCTTCATTGAAACCACCAAGACATGGGTTGAAGCTGAG ACTTATTGTATATTTGAAGGGGCCACCCTGGCGTCGATCCACAGTGAGGAGGAGAATCACTTCATCCAGGCCTTGACCAGGGGAGACACCCACAACTTCCCCAGCACCTGGATTGGAGGCCAGGATGCCGTACAG AACGGTCTTTGGATGTGGACAGATGGCTCTAGGTTTGACTATGTGAACTGGTACCCGGGGCTGTCGCACAGCACAA